One stretch of Phaeodactylum tricornutum CCAP 1055/1 chromosome 9, whole genome shotgun sequence DNA includes these proteins:
- a CDS encoding predicted protein has translation MTVIQAPKRSGRKARPTVLLTGCLAVSFLGAALIVFVSRYDAPPSSLPSADKSANSLRDAPKPSMMSTTAREQPAVSSVTRPVVEGVPTGSYPYKDTAACAGLTNQGHSEHQCSIHYPLVIDKQGNLRSDDSNSLSSQSDFYIVTRKGDKDGVYPMPLPNQDRLVMLNPVTVSTDREESASDSVFVMLADGHGEFGHDCADVASKELPSRFLNAVTDSLPTADDTETAIRDALRNAFLQTDAGPLEPFAEAGTTAIAMFKHKSKVYLASTGDSTALVGRYSKDHIVSIEKQAVHHKPSDSDERVRIEAAGGTVIVPADPSLTSRVVIGMSALAMSRSLGDTEGKRAGYLTAEPSVQVLDLSEYDEADTFFLLAATDGVVDFLDLKEIVQAIGHAMYGPPGKETSNLPNTVKRIMENASQQWFARTSGTYRDDMSLAVTKIRR, from the coding sequence ATGACCGTGATACAGGCACCAAAACGAAGCGGTCGGAAAGCGAGACCCACGGTACTGCTAACGGGCTGCTTAGCGGTCAGCTTTCTGGGCGCCGCACTGATAGTCTTCGTAAGTCGCTACGATGCTCCgccttcgtcgttgccgtcggcCGACAAAAGTGCGAATTCTCTTAGAGATGCACCCAAGCCGTCCATGATGAGCACCACAGCAAGGGAACAACCGGCTGTGTCGTCGGTTACCCGTCCCGTCGTAGAAGGTGTCCCTACCGGGTCCTATCCCTACAAGGATACCGCTGCCTGTGCGGGTTTGACCAACCAAGGTCACTCAGAACACCAGTGTTCCATTCATTACCCGCTCGTAATAGATAAACAAGGCAACCTACGGTCGGACGACAGCAATTCACTTTCTTCGCAATCGGATTTCTATATCGTTACACGCAAAGGCGATAAAGATGGTGTTTACCCCATGCCGTTGCCCAATCAGGATCGGTTGGTTATGCTGAATCCGGTCACGGTCTCTACCGATCGAGAAGAGTCAGCGTCCGACAGCGTGTTTGTCATGCTGGCGGATGGGCACGGTGAGTTTGGCCACGATTGTGCAGATGTGGCTAGCAAAGAGTTGCCGTCGCGTTTTCTGAACGCTGTGACCGATTCACTTCCAACGGCCGACGACACCGAAACGGCAATCCGCGATGCTTTGCGAAACGCGTTTTTGCAAACAGACGCGGGTCCACTGGAACCTTTTGCTGAGGCAGGGACCACCGCCATTGCAATGTTCAAACACAAATCCAAAGTATATTTGGCTTCGACGGGTGATTCCACTGCCTTGGTCGGCAGGTACAGCAAGGATCACATTGTGTCTATAGAAAAACAAGCCGTCCATCATAAACCGTCCGATTCAGATGAGCGCGTGCGAATCGAAGCGGCTGGTGGGACGGTGATTGTGCCTGCAGATCCATCCCTTACTAGCCGAGTAGTGATTGGAATGTCTGCTCTGGCCATGTCTCGATCCTTGGGTGATACCGAAGGCAAACGAGCCGGCTATTTGACGGCGGAACCTAGTGTTCAAGTTCTGGATCTATCAGAATACGACGAAGCGGATACGTTTTTTCTCCTGGCGGCGACGGATGGAGTCGTGGATTTCCTCGACTTGAAGGAGATTGTCCAAGCAATCGGCCATGCAATGTACGGCCCACCCGGGAAGGAAACTTCCAATCTACCCAATACCGTGAAGCGTATCATGGAGAACGCGTCACAGCAATGGTTTGCTCGAACAAGCGGTACTTATCGGGATGATATGAGTTTGGCAGTGACCAAGATTCGACGATAG
- a CDS encoding predicted protein, whose translation QEHQQTAPKLDWATDVRTLVQYNHGFAVMSTNSKADEGYPGGSVVGFAPDEDGRPLFIFSGMSAHTQDILADPRCSLTVAAKDFKGAADGRVNLMGSVELIKGDQDKAKAREIYLQKHPGAFWVDFGDFNWFRMSVEKVRFVGGFARAGAVTQDEYLAAKPDAVSEFGPKIAAHMNEDHMPATIAMVQGNVPGMEHDPENPITEAIITSVDSLGMYVKVTREKGIGFLPQSFKLRLPFPEVAKDRKDVKVRIMEMTNAA comes from the exons CAGGAGCACCAGCAGACCGCTCCCAAACTCGACTGGGCCACGGACGTGCGCACGTTGGTCCAGTACAATCACGGATTTGCCGTCATGAGTACCAACTCCAAAGCGGACGAAGGTTATCCGGGAGGTAGTGTCGTCGGCTTTGCGCCCGACGAAGACGGCCGACCCCTGTTTATTTTTTCCGGAATGAGTGCGCACACGCAAGATATTCTCGCGGATCCACGCTGCTCTCTGACCGTGGCGGCTAAGGATTTCAAA GGCGCGGCGGACGGTCGTGTGAATCTCATGGGATCGGTGGAGCTCATCAAGGGCGACCAAGACAAGGCCAAGGCCCGCGAAATATATCTCCAAAAACATCCCGGCGCGTTTTGGGTCGATTTCGGTGATTTCAACTGGTTCCGTATGAGTGTGGAAAAGGTACGCTTCGTCGGAGGCTTTGCTCGGGCTGGTGCCGTTACGCAAGACGAATACCTGGCCGCCAAACCCGACGCCGTTTCCGAGTTCGGCCCCAAAATTGCCGCTCACATGAACGAAGATCACATGCCAGCCACAATTGCCATGGTTCAGGGGAACGTACCGGGTATGGAGCATGATCCGGAGAATCCCATCACCGAAGCCATCATTACTTCCGTGGATAGTTTGGGAATGTATGTCAAGGTCACCCGGGAAAAGGGTATCGGGTTTCTGCCCCAGAGTTTCAAACTACGTTTGCCCTTCCCGGAAGTTGCGAAAGATCGCAAGGATGTCAAGGTGCGAATCATGGAGATGACCAACGCCGCG
- a CDS encoding predicted protein — MLRTSLPFRLLASFSTQFMRSTVVPRTVAVRPYPYHPSPTPLLFTVAAVLALRPKTTLADSPSSNAGEDKGCPFYGCPLYPVDVHYGSPSVQQALAALRETPRDKVGDSASGTVGNDTLDAAGRDDAVTLTLIGYKGGGLSDQVNQDRSFVVSPFRVPVDDPPPPPHDQGVAHRILVGVFDGHAPLGELVSEFTAQELPIRLARNLQQAERERTSHTDDAVRSATQQCLVQTFLELDRDAPAHESGGCTATVVLLQNDDIFVANAGDSRSMIVTYRARTRQTRVAYISREDKPSLPDERARVEAMGGQVYIPARGTSRVVYHDSVTGVPTGLAMSRSIGDWEAGKLGVIAEPIVDVLHVPDVIANARRKATKPPQANDNPQEAAAETADSDEDDVYVFCVSATDGMMDFLSEDDVARVVAHALYESDGPHPITACERLVYAAANAWQQSKQGRYRDDIAIAISTLRTPLLQKFGIHRAASNDEL; from the coding sequence ATGCTGCGGACTTCACTGCCGTTCCGCTTGTTGGCGTCCTTCAGCACGCAGTTTATGCGTTCCACTGTCGTTCCCCGCACCGTCGCCGTACGCCCGTATCCGTATCATCCTTCGCCCACACCTCTGTTGTTTACCGTGGCCGCCGTACTAGCGCTCCGACCCAAAACTACACTGGCGGATAGTCCGTCGTCGAACGCTGGTGAAGACAAAGGTTGTCCATTTTATGGTTGTCCGCTCTATCCCGTCGACGTGCACTACGGATCGCCTTCCGTGCAACAAGCTCTCGCCGCTTTGCGCGAGACGCCACGCGATAAGGTGGGCGACAGTGCTAGCGGGACCGTTGGGAACGATACACTCGATGCGGCGGGACGTGACGACGCCGTCACACTCACTCTTATCGGGTATAAGGGGGGTGGATTGTCGGACCAAGTCAATCAAGACCGGTCCTTCGTGGTGTCGCCCTTTCGGGTGCCCGTGGACgacccaccaccaccaccccaCGACCAAGGCGTCGCACACCGTATCCTGGTGGGCGTCTTTGATGGACACGCCCCGCTGGGCGAATTGGTTTCCGAATTCACCGCGCAAGAATTGCCGATACGACTCGCACGCAATCTCCAACAAGCCGAACGCGAACGGACCTCCCACACCGACGACGCCGTACGCAGCGCGACGCAACAATGTTTGGTCCAAACATTTCTGGAACTGGATCGGGACGCTCCCGCACACGAGTCTGGAGGGTGCACGGCTACCGTCGTTCTTTTACAAAACGACGATATCTTTGTCGCCAACGCCGGCGACTCGCGTTCCATGATTGTCACTTACCGTGCCCGCACGCGGCAAACCCGTGTGGCGTACATTTCACGCGAAGATAAACCTAGTTTGCCCGACGAAAGGGCCCGGGTCGAAGCCATGGGTGGACAAGTCTATATTCCCGCGCGAGGGACGTCTCGTGTCGTCTATCACGATTCCGTCACCGGTGTACCTACCGGACTCGCCATGAGTCGATCGATTGGGGACTGGGAAGCCGGCAAGCTGGGAGTGATCGCCGAACCGATTGTGGATGTTTTGCATGTACCGGATGTGATAGCCAACGCTAGAAGGAAAGCGACGAAGCCTCCGCAGGCGAATGACAATCCTCAGGAAGCTGCGGCAGAAACGGCTGATTCCGATGAGGATGACGTCTACGTCTTTTGCGTTTCGGCTACCGACGGCATGATGGACTTTTTGTCCGAAGATGATGTCGCCCGGGTGGTCGCCCACGCCTTGTACGAATCGGATGGTCCCCATCCAATTACAGCGTGTGAACGACTCGTATATGCGGCTGCCAATGCCTGGCAGCAATCCAAGCAAGGACGGTATCGGGATGACATTGCCATTGCCATATCAACGCTACGGACACCGCTGCTGCAAAAGTTTGGAATACATCGCGCGGCATCGAACGACGAATTGTAG
- a CDS encoding predicted protein — protein PGVAPELYEGAETVFMFTDLVQSKKTHVPFEFYDLPSCDAPVMNNFRRKHKTQRKNLGARLQGVELKPAPYVLKILQNINCMTLCERNLGFREVKSLRKLVERQYRVHFTFDQLPVLMRSSELNYAVRGYPVGFKAPPSYTGLDHDEFYLYNHLKFTITYQPGQGDESSGVYITGFDVHPVSIRHGPDTCSNDEEDGGPINDPSSYLPLTMTTSGQKNTVAYSYSVEWIESALPWADRWDVYLIGSPDDDIHFFAIVNSLMIVLFLTGAIATIMIRTLKKDISSYNEMSMLEDGGAEETGWKLVHGDVFRPPSTSPMALSVLVGTGAQIGTAFFISMLSAVFKLLNPMRKGQTLTAILILYVLCGSVGGYVSARIYKFCDAKAWKMNAILTATALPGTLVSIFTVLNIFLSIAGAATAVSFWVLLALFLLWTCVSAPLVFVGSFFGLKQGKIEIPSRVNQIARVVPPLPWYSSPPISFLLGGVLPFGSVCIELFFIMSALWLHQIYYVMGFLLAVLIILAATCAQVSIVMDYLQLCSEDHRWWWKSFGNCASGGVYLFGYSLWFLASRLDLVGVLPVVVYLTYMSMISLLFGVFCGSVGFLCSFWFNQKIYAALKVD, from the coding sequence CCCGGCGTCGCGCCCGAGTTGTACGAAGGCGCCGAAACGGTCTTTATGTTCACCGACTTGGTGCAGTCCAAAAAGACGCACGTTCCGTTCGAATTCTACGATTTGCCCTCCTGCGATGCCCCCGTCATGAACAACTTTCGCCGCAAGCACAAGACGCAACGCAAGAACCTCGGAGCGCGCTTGCAAGGCGTAGAACTCAAGCCCGCACCCTACGTTCTCAAGATACTGCAGAACATCAACTGCATGACTTTGTGTGAACGAAATTTGGGATTCCGTGAGGTCAAGAGTCTACGCAAACTTGTGGAACGACAGTATCGCGTGCACTTTACCTTTGATCAGCTCCCCGTACTCATGCGCTCCTCGGAACTCAACTACGCCGTGCGCGGGTATCCCGTCGGCTTCAAGGCACCACCTTCCTACACCGGTCTCGATCACGATGAATTCTATCTATACAATCATCTCAAGTTCACTATTACCTACCAGCCAGGACAAGGCGACGAGAGCAGTGGTGTATACATTACCGGGTTCGATGTCCATCCCGTATCGATTCGGCACGGGCCGGATACCtgcagcaacgacgaagaggacggTGGTCCCATCAACGATCCGTCGTCGTACTTGCCCCTCACCATGACAACATCGGGGCAGAAGAACACGGTCGCCTACTCTTATTCCGTCGAATGGATTGAGTCAGCTTTACCCTGGGCCGATCGTTGGGACGTCTATCTCATCGGAAGCCCGGACGATGACATTCACTTttttgccattgtcaattCACTCATGATCGTCCTCTTCTTGACTGGAGCGATTGCTACGATTATGATTCGTACCCTCAAGAAGGATATTTCGAGTTACAACGAAATGTCCATGCTCGAAGACGGCGGGGCTGAAGAAACGGGATGGAAACTGGTACACGGAGACGTCTTTCGTCCACCGTCCACGTCGCCGATGGCCTTGTCGGTTTTGGTCGGAACCGGTGCGCAAATCGGAACCGCCTTTTTCATCTCCATGCTTTCGGCGGTATTCAAATTACTCAACCCCATGAGAAAAGGACAAACTCTTACTGCCATTCTCATTCTCTACGTGCTTTGCGGATCCGTTGGTGGCTACGTGTCGGCCCGCATTTACAAATTTTGTGATGCCAAGGCTTGGAAAATGAACGCCATCTTGACGGCTACCGCCTTACCCGGAACCCTCGTTTCCATCTTTACCGTACTCAATATATTTTTGAGTATTGCCGGAGCCGCCACGGCCGTTTCCTTTTGGGTTTTGTTGGCTCTCTTTCTCTTGTGGACGTGCGTTTCTGCGCCATTGGTTTTCGTCGGCTCCTTTTTTGGTTTGAAGCAGGGCAAAATTGAAATTCCTAGCCGCGTCAATCAAATTGCTCGGGTCGTCCCACCCTTGCCCTGGTATAGTTCGCCTCCCATCTCATTCTTGCTCGGTGGTGTGCTTCCCTTTGGCTCGGTCTGCATTGAACTGTTCTTTATCATGAGTGCTCTCTGGTTACATCAGATTTATTACGTTATGGGATTCTTGCTCGCCGTCCTGATTATCTTGGCCGCGACTTGTGCTCAAGTCAGTATCGTCATGGATTATTTGCAGCTATGCAGCGAAGATCAccgttggtggtggaaaTCATTCGGTAACTGTGCTTCCGGCGGCGTGTATCTGTTCGGGTATTCACTTTGGTTTTTGGCCTCGCGATTGGACCTGGTCGGGGTCTTGCCCGTGGTGGTGTATCTGACCTATATGAGTATGATCAGTCTCTTGTTCGGAGTCTTCTGTGGCAGCGTCGGCTTTCTCTGCTCTTTCTGGTTCAACCAAAAAATTTACGCTGCTCTCAAGGTAGATTAA
- a CDS encoding predicted protein translates to MTSIDGCHPSSQVTRRGEECRQRGFGFAVDILKREDANACLSMFERYEERLGGKPLSGDDRFKLHLLLPWVWALVHNERIVQLACRSLNTVDVWCWSSDVNVKERRSDAYFPWHQDSTYAGISPVHTAVTVWLALTPSNEASGCLQCIPNSQGRQLEHVEGHVQDSSNALSKQQEIVDFPDTIHPGQAVSMILEAGQASVHDFWTVHSSRPNTSEHRRVGLALRFVSAHAHKTGCRESATLVSGNGHGLFDEEIAPTEELGQAERQRHKQAMAKEKSNYLLTVKSHYCLGEQPEATAVLFIDLLISGLHADVSNPFRAQQYVNSLM, encoded by the coding sequence ATGACCAGCATCGACGGTTGTCACCCTTCCTCTCAAGTGACCAGAAGGGGAGAAGAGTGCAGGCAAAGGGGGTTTGGCTTCGCGGTAGACATATTGAAACGCGAAGATGCCAATGCATGTTTGAGTATGTTTGAAAGATACGAAGAACGCCTTGGTGGGAAGCCGTTGTCCGGGGACGACCGTTTCAAACTCCATTTGTTGCTACCGTGGGTGTGGGCATTGGTCCATAACGAAAGAATCGTACAGCTCGCGTGTCGGTCCTTGAATACTGTCGACGTGTGGTGCTGGTCATCTGACGTGAACGTGAAAGAACGAAGGTCGGATGCCTATTTCCCTTGGCATCAGGACTCAACGTACGCCGGTATTTCACCCGTTCACACTGCGGTCACAGTATGGTTGGCTTTGACACCCTCGAATGAAGCATCCGGATGCCTCCAGTGCATACCAAACTCGCAGGGTCGGCAGCTAGAGCATGTGGAAGGGCATGTTCAGGACTCGAGTAACGCCTTGTCGAAGCAACAAGAGATTGTAGATTTTCCTGACACCATTCATCCAGGACAAGCAGTAAGTATGATTCTGGAGGCCGGCCAAGCCAGCGTCCACGACTTTTGGACCGTGCACTCCTCCCGTCCCAACACAAGCGAACATCGTCGCGTCGGTCTCGCATTGAGGTTCGTGTCGGCACACGCACACAAGACAGGCTGCCGGGAATCGGCCACGTTGGTTTCCGGAAACGGACACGGActttttgacgaagaaatcgcACCAACCGAGGAGCTTGGACAGGCTGAGCGACAACGGCACAAGCAAGCCATGGCCAAAGAAAAGAGCAATTAtttgttgactgtaaaaTCGCATTACTGCCTTGGCGAGCAGCCGGAGGCCACCGCTGTCCTTTTCATAGACCTTCTGATCAGTGGTCTTCACGCAGACGTGTCAAATCCATTCAGAGCGCAACAATATGTAAACTCCCTAATGTAA
- a CDS encoding predicted protein: MFKVKRRLSKLSKNKQPDLAVSQQSLPVQHPAILSPPLHSGSDVSSLQSSNAALRSCLRASESSGGSHDASSARDSQIQQKQPLQSAEDQSGLIYGRPRNANGSSQHSGDSSSGRLRKVRFRHVQVREFERIIGDNPSCSSGAPVALGWAHSRDRTMRLDDYESVRPSRRSQLDLILTRQDREELLLEWGSTFQQIIDAIRSNIRVKNQRRRTVNNIGTYDRWEEAMENAGRKIKRTLLLKKSTKQRVEEMTAQSNTIRVVSQHEVQGNRNASEVNAITPRRRHSEDDSEKSPQLTSQSDISSNVDPATILEPEDAAFLVGVEEGKSLGGSSFLSVDSNRPTSVIEVGIVERTTLTEDFYSYMEEMTATSGLTGISGATHEDQFSNDGFEMLDRDNSFWEVDEDRSDFPRIRRMVTPMVISEDGAAFDVLNQYEQWDSNGGFSGAQQPPPYSNSIINKWE, encoded by the exons ATGTTCAAAGTCAAACGGCGTTTGTCGAAGCTATCCAAAAACAAACAACCAGATTTGGCTGTATCACAACAGTCTCTGCCAGTCCAGCATCCAGCGATTTTGTCTCCTCCTTTACACAGTGGATCGGACGTTTCTTCCTTGCAATCTTCGAATGCAGCACTACGCAGTTGCTTGCGTGCTTCGGAAAGTAGCGGTGGCAGTCACGATGCATCCTCCGCTCGCGATAGTCAAATTCAACAAAAGCAGCCGTTGCAATCCGCTGAAGATCAATCAGGGCTCATTTATGGCCGGCCACGCAATGCGAACGGAAGCAGCCAACATAGTGGTGATAGTAGTTCTGGAAGATTGCGAAAAGTTCGATTTCGTCATGTCCAGGTTCGCGAGTTTGAACGTATAATTGGAGATAATCCGTCGTGTTCCAGTGGAGCACCCGTAGC GTTGGGCTGGGCCCATAGTCGGGATCGCACGATGCGTTTGGACGACTACGAATCGGTACGGCCATCGCGTCGGTCGCAGTTGGACTTGATTTTAACCCGGCAAGATCGGGAGGAGCTCTTACTGGAATGGGGCTCAACCTTTCAGCAGATTATTGACGCCATCCGATCCAACATTCGGGTAAAGAATCAACGCCGGCGGACGGTCAACAACATAGGCACCTATGATCGTTGGGAGGAAGCCATGGAGAATGCTGGTCGGAAAATCAAACGTACGCTACTCCTCAAGAAATCTACTAAGCAGCGTGTTGAAGAAATGACTGCGCAATCGAATACAATTCGCGTTGTATCGCAGCACGAAGTGCAAGGTAACCGCAACGCTAGTGAAGTTAACGCAATCACGCCGCGACGTCGGCATTCCGAGGACGATTCAGAAAAATCCCCTCAATTGACATCGCAATCTGATATTTCGAGCAATGTTGATCCCGCAACGATCCTGGAACCAGAAGACGCTGCGTTTCTGGTTGGAGTTGAAGAGGGGAAATCCTTAGGAGGCTCATCGTTCTTAAGTGTAGACAGCAACAGACCAACATCTGTTATTGAAGTCGGCATTGTGGAGCGCACGACGCTCACAGAAGATTTCTATTCTTACATGGAAGAAATGACAGCTACTTCCGGACTTACGGGCATTTCAGGAGCAACACACGAAGACCAATTTTCAAATGATGGCTTTGAAATGCTGGACCGGGACAATTCTTTCTGGGAGGTTGATGAAGATCGTTCCGATTTCCCCCGTATACGCCGCATGGTTACCCCTATGGTCATCTCCGAAGATGGAGCAGCGTTTGATGTCCTGAATCAGTACGAGCAATGGGACAGCAATGGTGGCTTTTCGGGTGCTCAGCAACCGCCGCCATATTCTAACTCCATCATTAACAAGTGGGAGTAG
- a CDS encoding predicted protein → MLHTTVFNLATLLLVFLATTNSWTLSFTPNNRRFGTPSHHSTIENRFVLCATEDGNEPDDKTQSSKNEEGGGNVVQESEIPPPISEGPQEGYIPGKDNAKQGGYTMAKQAVKGSDNNQSQKSD, encoded by the coding sequence ATGCTCCACACGACGGTATTCAACCTCGCTACACTCTTGTTAGTCTTTTTGGCCACGACCAATTCATGGACCCTATCCTTTACCCCCAATAACCGCAGATTTGGAACCCCAAGCCATCACTCTACGATCGAGAATCGTTTTGTTCTTTGCGCGACGGAAGACGGCAACGAGCCTGACGACAAGACTCAAAGCAGCAAAAATGAAGAGGGCGGAGGAAATGTTGTACAGGAAAGCGAGATTCCGCCGCCGATTTCGGAAGGGCCGCAAGAGGGATACATCCCTGGGAAAGACAACGCGAAGCAGGGTGGGTACACCATGGCCAAACAAGCCGTCAAGGGGAGTGACAACAACCAGAGCCAGAAGAGCGATTAA
- a CDS encoding predicted protein has protein sequence MFRRRGGRRESTASCPNPFNGHDIQGTSTKQVYQRVRSITTFNRRRDLKGIMKFATADDSIHSTYGATEKESKDSTDGELSIKRNIEFKELHIREYARTLGDNPSCSSGPPVSISWEFDPETKIISVDEYEDTRPPRRTHFEMILPRDLRQSMLRKEWDITQLQIAAAVRANIKAKNQRRSTVNNIGKATKIEEMMEKAGKKVRRGFLLKKSTTKEMEELEQKMQEADIARKQEQLDSQMADEYSEEESEPHMDQPYSNVDALSFSSKNQEF, from the exons ATGTTTCGGAGGAGAGGGGGTAGAAGGGAAAGCACAGCTTCGTGCCCAAATCCGTTCAATGGTCATGATATCCAAGGAACGTCTACGAAGCAGGTGTACCAGCGTGTACGATCCATAACAACGTTCAATCGCCGGCGCGATCTTAAAGGAATTATGAAGTTTGCGACCGCGGACGACAGCATCCATTCCACATACGGAGCGACCGAAAAAGAGTCAAAAGACTCGACGGACGGCGAGTTGTCTATCAAACGAAACATCGAATTCAAAGAACTACATATTCGCGAATATGCACGTACACTTGGAGATAATCCGTCCTGTTCAAGTGGCCCTCCCGTATC TATTTCGTGGGAATTTGACCCCGAGACAAAGATCATTTCGGTGGACGAATATGAAGACACGCGACCGCCCCGCCGGACGCATTTTGAAATGATTTTACCACGCGACTTACGCCAGTCTATGCTACGCAAGGAATGGGACATTACCCAACTGCAAATTGCTGCCGCCGTCCGGGCAAATATCAAAGCGAAGAACCAACGACGATCGACGGTCAACAACATTGGAAAGgcgacaaaaattgaagaaatgatggaaaaagCAGGGAAGAAGGTAAGGCGAGGatttcttttgaagaaaaGTACGACAAAGGAAATGGAGGAGCTTGAGCAGAAGATGCAGGAGGCAGACATTGCACGAAAGCAGGAACAACTGGACTCCCAGATGGCGGATGAATATTCCGAAGAGGAGAGCGAGCCGCACATGGATCAACCTTACAGCAACGTTGACGCATTAAGTTTTAGTTCAAAGAACCAGGAATTTTGA
- a CDS encoding predicted protein, with the protein MVRISPPSKSRGSTRDVLMLLLGAGIALGLGVVFSVDSVGTVALSASLQQQLGSSTASNSDTPGWNPIHVFYGKMNHILDPIPADEYWADDGPYNERKWFSQHGQDVAVMKILNFQKDGFFVDLASNDAVWASNTFVMEQKFGWKGICIEPNPMYWYRLSFRKCHAVASFVGAKDFDEVQVAMSDRKEIGPFGGIVGADFDNKKNSKTEPRYTASLQGILERFNAPSMIDFLSLDVEGAELFIMKSFPFHKYSFKCLTVERPSEELQMLLTKNGYKFVYQIHKKADSLWVHNSIFDQAKTNLAVRPEEIGERNPKITNAVGS; encoded by the coding sequence ATGGTGCGCATTTCACCGCCATCAAAAAGTCGCGGGTCGACCCGGGACGTGCTGATGCTTTTGCTAGGCGCTGGTATCGCTTTGGGCTTGGGAGTAGTCTTTTCCGTGGATTCTGTCGGGACCGTTGCATTGTCAGCAAGTCTACAGCAACAGCTCGGTAGTAGCACAGCATCCAACAGCGATACTCCTGGATGGAATCCGATTCATGTCTTTTACGGAAAGATGAATCATATTTTAGATCCTATACCGGCCGATGAATACTGGGCAGACGACGGACCGTACAACGAACGCAAATGGTTCAGTCAGCACGGGCAGGATGTGGCGGTGATGAAAATTTTGAACTTCCAGAAGGATGGATTTTTTGTCGACTTGGCGTCAAACGATGCCGTCTGGGCCAGCAACACCTTTGTCATGGAACAAAAGTTTGGTTGGAAGGGTATTTGCATCGAGCCCAATCCAATGTACTGGTATCGCCTCTCTTTTCGCAAGTGTCACGCGGTGGCATCCTTTGTTGGTGCGAAAGATTTCGACGAGGTACAGGTGGCCATGAGCGACCGAAAAGAGATAGGACCGTTTGGGGGCATTGTTGGTGCGGATTTCGACAATAAGAAAAACAGCAAGACCGAGCCGAGATACACAGCAAGCCTCCAGGGAATTTTGGAGCGCTTCAATGCACCCTCAATGATTGATTTCTTATCTTTGGACGTGGAAGGCGCGGAACTTTTTATCATGAAGAGCTTTCCCTTTCACAAGTATTCCTTTAAGTGCTTGACAGTAGAGCGTCCGTCGGAAGAGCTCCAGATGCTACTGACAAAGAACGGCTACAAGTTTGTGTACCAAATTCATAAAAAAGCTGACTCTCTATGGGTGCACAATTCTATTTTCGATCAGGCCAAGACTAACTTGGCCGTTCGGCCAGAGGAAATTGGGGAGCGGAATCCAAAAATTACTAATGCTGTGGGTTCATAG
- a CDS encoding predicted protein, whose amino-acid sequence MKKRINFRKLGRTSSHKWAMLRNLVTSLIEHERVVTTLPKAKEVQSLAEKLVTTAKKENKLHARRKINEIVRTATEQTKLMTVLGPRYAFRQGGYTRIMKLAKPRAGDKADMAVLEYVDRPGEIRAARPPAALRNESLESIMEKLGLQAKEELEAER is encoded by the coding sequence ATGAAGAAGCGTATCAATTTTCGCAAGCTCGGCCGTACATCGTCACACAAATGGGCCATGCTGCGGAATCTCGTCACTTCATTGATTGAACACGAGCGGGTGGTCACGACGTTGcccaaagccaaggaagtTCAGTCACTGGCAGAAAAACTAGTGACTACGGCAAAGAAGGAAAATAAACTCCACGCCCGCCGCAAAATTAACGAAATTGTCCGTACCGCGACGGAGCAAACCAAGCTGATGACCGTTCTCGGTCCGCGGTACGCCTTTCGACAGGGTGGATACACTCGTATAATGAAACTAGCCAAGCCCAGGGCAGGTGACAAGGCAGACATGGCGGTATTGGAATACGTGGATCGGCCGGGAGAAATTCGGGCTGCCCGGCCTCCCGCGGCCTTACGCAATGAAAGCTTGGAAAGTATTATGGAAAAGCTTGGACtgcaagcaaaagaagaattggaagccGAACGTTAA